A region of Myxococcota bacterium DNA encodes the following proteins:
- a CDS encoding polymer-forming cytoskeletal protein, which translates to MKQDLQTFLDSGTSFEGKISFTGAVRIDGHFRGTASADGTLVVGETGTIDAKLEVRELLVLGSVVGEVTAKERVEVGPNGRLDGIVRTPRIKVVDGAQISAKIEMGEGARRG; encoded by the coding sequence GTGAAGCAGGACCTCCAGACCTTTCTCGACAGCGGCACCTCGTTCGAGGGCAAGATCTCGTTCACCGGCGCGGTCCGGATCGACGGGCACTTCCGCGGCACCGCGAGCGCCGACGGGACGCTCGTGGTCGGCGAGACGGGCACGATCGACGCGAAGCTCGAGGTGCGCGAGCTGCTCGTGCTCGGCTCGGTGGTCGGCGAGGTCACCGCGAAAGAGCGCGTCGAAGTCGGCCCGAATGGCCGTCTGGACGGGATCGTGCGCACGCCGCGCATCAAGGTCGTCGACGGCGCCCAGATCAGCGCGAAGATCGAAATGGGTGAAGGAGCGCGGCGGGGCTGA
- a CDS encoding ATP synthase F0 subunit B, translated as MSAHGNKLLGVSLAGGLTAAVTALPSVASAADLNLLPHWPQVAINIVVFGLLIYPVNRLLIQPLLRLVEERELRTAGAVADAGRLDSDVGAQRARLEAELAEGRTRAQARRAAILADGETQERALLQAASRDAASTIETMRAAVSADLTAARAALQDEARALANEAATRLLGRPL; from the coding sequence TTGTCCGCTCACGGGAACAAGTTGCTCGGGGTGTCGCTCGCCGGCGGGCTGACCGCCGCAGTGACTGCGCTGCCTTCGGTGGCCTCGGCGGCGGACCTCAACCTGCTCCCCCACTGGCCGCAGGTCGCGATCAACATCGTGGTCTTCGGGCTCTTGATCTACCCGGTGAATCGCCTGCTGATCCAGCCGCTGCTCCGGCTGGTGGAGGAGCGCGAGCTGCGCACGGCGGGGGCGGTGGCCGACGCCGGTCGGCTCGACTCCGACGTCGGCGCGCAGCGCGCGCGCCTCGAGGCAGAGCTCGCCGAAGGACGCACGCGCGCCCAGGCACGTCGCGCCGCGATCCTGGCCGACGGCGAGACCCAGGAGCGCGCGCTGCTCCAGGCCGCCTCGCGCGACGCCGCCAGCACGATCGAGACCATGCGCGCCGCCGTGAGCGCGGACCTCACCGCCGCGCGCGCGGCACTCCAGGACGAGGCGCGGGCGCTGGCCAACGAGGCGGCCACCCGGCTGCTCGGCAGGCCGCTGTGA